TTCGGGGATGAAGAGCGAGTTTCCGCTTCGCATGTAGCGGGCCGACCACTCGGGGAAGTTTGAGAAGTAGACGTCGGGAGAGAGCAGATCGAGGTGCGGAGCGGCGGTCTGCCAAAGCTCGATGAGGTGGGGAAGCGGACCTCCGCTCGGATACTGGCCGGGCTTGTAGCCAGGGCGAATGAGGGCGGCGTTGGCATACATCGGGATGTCGTAGGCGGTTTTTCCGGCCTTGGCGACATGGTCGGTGTAGGATGCGACTTGCCAGGCGGTGAAGATTTCGTCGGCTTCGGGACCGGTGCCGAAGACCTCGGCCCAGGTTCCGGCGGCGCGCTTTCCGGCGGCTTCCCAGATGGCTTGAACCTCGGGACCGAGTTCGCCTTTTTCCAGCTTCATCGTAAGGACGGACGGCACTTTGGCCTGGTAGATGGCTTCGGATTCGGGAGAGTGGTCGCGGGCGTCGGGGATCATGCCGATCTCGTTTTCGACCTGCGCCATCACGACGGTCTGCTCTTTCGAGTCGAAGTTGCGGGTCCAGGCGAGCAGGGAGGCAAAGGTCTTGGCGTCGGCGTTCCGACATTGGGCGCTGGCGGGGGACACGATCTCTTGCGCTTCGCCGTTGGCGAGGCGAACCCGCGGGAATCGCTTGGTGTCGCGCTTGACCCAGCTTGGCGCGTAGCAAGACATGCTGTTTTTCCAGGTCCCAAACCAGAGGTAGACCAGCTTGAGGTCATGCTTTCGGGCGAGTTCGATCGCGCCTTTGACCAAGCTGAAGTCGGGCTTTCCTTCTTCCGGCTCGATGCGGTCCCAGTACACCGGAAGCATGACAGTGTTGAGGTTCATGCCGTGGAGCTTGGCAAAGATGCCGTCGAGTTGCTTGAGGTCAGATGCGTTGGAGTTTCCGAGTTCGCCGCCTAGGATCAGGAACGGCTTGGAGTTCACGATAAGCTGCTTCGTCGCTCCGGCTTGGCGAAGGTGCGGAATGTTGGTCATGGTCGATTGGCCCCACGCGGTTGTGGCTGAAAGAGTCATCGTTAACCAGCAAATCAATCTCAGCGGCGAGCTCATTCGACCGCAGGTTACCATGACCGCAGGACGAGGCTAGAGTCCGCCGCGGCGAGAGCCGAGGTGGGTACGGATTGCGGCGCCGATGGTTTGCCGCATCTCTTCGGCGTCCTTCGCATCGACATCGACGACGTGGACCGAGTGTCCTCCCATCGCCGCGCTCACAGCCGTGACCGAAGCTAGCCCTCGCATTCGCTGAAACCAAGTGGCGCGGATTGAATAGTGCTGGATGCGGTCGAAGGGGATGATGGTCGCCTGCTTGCGCAGGACGCCTCGCCGCGCGGCTAGGATGTCGTTGGTCCAAGAGTAGCCAACGTACCGGTAGTTGATGATAGCGGCGACGATGCACCAAATGGCGAGGAACGGAGTTAGCCAAAGAGCGTTCCAGTGCAGCCAATATCCGAACGGGAGCGAGAGCATGATGACCCAGGTGATGAAGTGCTGCCACGCAAATCGCGCGATGCTTTTTGGGCTGATGCGCCGCCACCGCAACGCCTCGAATTCGAACTCGGGGAGGAGCAGTTTACCGATGGAAGCAGCCCCGTTTTCGGGAATGATCGGGCAAATCTTGTTAGCCGAAGCGACGTCTTTGGTGTCGAACGACCCGGCGGTGTCGGCGTACAGTTCGCAGTAACCGAAGAGGCGGTACAGCATCGGTTCGACGACGCGAACAACCTGGATCCTACCAACAGGCACGATGTTTCGGAACTGGGTGATGAGCCCATGGGTGAGCAGGAGACCCCGTTCATGCTTCTCGATACGGAAGCCGTAGTAACGGGTCGCGGAGATAACGATGGAGAGAATCCAGCCGATGACGAAAAGGCCGACAAAGGTAAGCGCGCCGAGCAGAGCGCCCATGACCGGATTTTGACGGGACAGCCAGTGAAAGAAGGGCGAGATGATCTTGCCGGAGCCTTCGAATTGGAATACGGCGACAATACTGCCGATGACATAGGCGGCGCGGTTACCCAGTGCCCCGGCGAGAAGGACC
The sequence above is a segment of the Armatimonadota bacterium genome. Coding sequences within it:
- a CDS encoding beta-galactosidase, whose translation is MVTCGRMSSPLRLICWLTMTLSATTAWGQSTMTNIPHLRQAGATKQLIVNSKPFLILGGELGNSNASDLKQLDGIFAKLHGMNLNTVMLPVYWDRIEPEEGKPDFSLVKGAIELARKHDLKLVYLWFGTWKNSMSCYAPSWVKRDTKRFPRVRLANGEAQEIVSPASAQCRNADAKTFASLLAWTRNFDSKEQTVVMAQVENEIGMIPDARDHSPESEAIYQAKVPSVLTMKLEKGELGPEVQAIWEAAGKRAAGTWAEVFGTGPEADEIFTAWQVASYTDHVAKAGKTAYDIPMYANAALIRPGYKPGQYPSGGPLPHLIELWQTAAPHLDLLSPDVYFSNFPEWSARYMRSGNSLFIPEIAPSTRAAANALYAYAKHHAIGVGPFSIENQSGDKARSITECYGILSKIAPTVLECQATNRIIGLTPHVDFDWKSDGKPERAELDGIVFEANFDKTPAAPEGTTTNLPTLGVGRWETPPGVAEGSAMILQTGTDEFLVIGKGVVVTFAPSDGQGKVGIDSVQEGTFDDQGQWVGGRWLNGDETHQGRHIHLYDGSWKVQRVKLYRYR
- a CDS encoding PH domain-containing protein, with amino-acid sequence MFDQPRRLHYAAVIIKFGSYFVSTIKSLAAPIVAIFVSGRHSSETDLALKVAITVAAVGAISIISTVMHYFSTTFFIENEALVISTGFIWRKRRTIPLARIQNVNIERTIWHRFLGAAAIKVETAAGAKAEGELSALSVEDANSLQSALLKRSGGHPAEEESAAAKAETLYELSPRQVLLAGALGNRAAYVIGSIVAVFQFEGSGKIISPFFHWLSRQNPVMGALLGALTFVGLFVIGWILSIVISATRYYGFRIEKHERGLLLTHGLITQFRNIVPVGRIQVVRVVEPMLYRLFGYCELYADTAGSFDTKDVASANKICPIIPENGAASIGKLLLPEFEFEALRWRRISPKSIARFAWQHFITWVIMLSLPFGYWLHWNALWLTPFLAIWCIVAAIINYRYVGYSWTNDILAARRGVLRKQATIIPFDRIQHYSIRATWFQRMRGLASVTAVSAAMGGHSVHVVDVDAKDAEEMRQTIGAAIRTHLGSRRGGL